In one window of Zhihengliuella sp. ISTPL4 DNA:
- a CDS encoding LacI family DNA-binding transcriptional regulator has protein sequence MATIYDVAQRAGVSPATVSRVFNGTSVSAEKVAAVRAAAEELRFTPSRTARTLRTQSSEVIALVIPDIENPYFTEMARGVEDAASEAGYSVVLCNSDAQSEKEATYLRIAVAENMSGVIIATADEHSDLAPVRATGRPVVAVDRRTDADIDGVVMANREAGAAATQSLLDAGYRRIAYIGGPAHIDTATERAEGWREALAATDSDRDLFSLQRFATFRVEGGRAAMEELLALPEPPDAVVAGNNLIGVGAIQVLTERGLTPPELGVAVIGSLPFTTLSPSAVTVVRLPARHMGVTAARMLLDRIKGDEQPARTIVLSGEVQRAAARA, from the coding sequence ATGGCCACGATCTATGACGTCGCGCAGCGCGCCGGCGTCTCGCCCGCCACGGTCTCCCGGGTCTTCAACGGCACGAGCGTGTCGGCGGAGAAGGTGGCGGCCGTGCGGGCGGCGGCTGAGGAGCTCCGCTTCACCCCGAGCCGGACGGCGCGCACGCTGCGCACGCAGAGCTCCGAGGTCATCGCCCTGGTGATCCCGGACATCGAGAACCCGTACTTCACCGAGATGGCGCGCGGCGTGGAGGACGCGGCGTCCGAGGCGGGGTACTCCGTCGTGCTGTGCAACTCCGACGCCCAGTCTGAGAAGGAGGCGACGTACCTCCGGATCGCGGTCGCCGAGAACATGTCGGGCGTCATCATCGCGACGGCGGACGAGCATTCGGATCTGGCGCCGGTGCGGGCGACGGGACGGCCGGTGGTCGCGGTGGACCGTCGCACGGACGCCGACATCGACGGTGTGGTCATGGCCAACCGGGAGGCGGGAGCCGCGGCGACGCAGAGCCTGCTCGACGCCGGGTACCGCCGCATCGCGTACATCGGGGGGCCGGCGCACATCGACACCGCGACCGAGCGGGCGGAAGGCTGGCGGGAAGCGCTTGCGGCGACGGACTCCGATCGTGACCTCTTCTCGCTCCAGCGCTTCGCCACGTTCCGGGTAGAAGGCGGGCGCGCGGCCATGGAGGAGCTCCTCGCGCTGCCGGAACCGCCGGACGCGGTGGTCGCCGGTAACAACCTCATCGGCGTCGGTGCGATCCAGGTCCTCACAGAGCGCGGCCTCACCCCGCCGGAGCTCGGCGTCGCGGTGATCGGGTCCCTGCCCTTCACGACGCTGTCGCCGTCCGCCGTCACCGTCGTGCGGCTCCCGGCGCGGCACATGGGTGTGACGGCGGCGCGGATGCTGCTGGATCGGATCAAGGGCGACGAGCAACCGGCCCGGACGATCGTCCTCTCCGGTGAGGTGC